The Solanum pennellii chromosome 4, SPENNV200 genomic interval NNNNNNNNNNNNNNNNNNNNNNNNNNNNNNNNNNNNNNNNNNNNNNNNNNNNNNNNNNNNNNNNNNNNNNNNNNNNNNNNNNNNNNNNNNNNNNNNNNNNNNNNNNNNNNNNNNNNNNNNNNNNNNNNNNNNNNNNNNNNNNNNNNNNNNNNNNNNNNNNNNNNNNNNNNNNNNNNNNNNNNNNNNNNNNNNNNNNNNNNNNNNNNNNNNNNNNNNNNNNNNNNNNNNNNNNNNNNNNNNNNNNNNttttagcttcttagaatactcttagtttagtaatttgatcatagatgttcttgtggtgatgacttccagattttggggaaataatagatgttgaattttagaagttattgaattgtcttttattaatgagtttaagtcttccgcattgctttatgttgatattaaattgaaatgttaaggtttagattggttggttcgctcacataggagggtaaatgtgggtgccagtcgcggctcgattttgggtcgtgacaatatttaaccaaaaaaatcctaaaatccaaaaaaaaaaccgaGGTTGAAAACCCCCAATTTTATTGGTttagtttgatttataaatttaaaaattcaatacaaatgatctgatttgatattttaaaaaaaacgaaTCAACTCAACCATATACACCCCTAAAGTGTAATCCTCACTCACTCacgaataatttaattaaaaaaaaacatgatttttttcttacatAACTTCTTAGTTCGAGGGGGAAATTTTATTGACATAGAAAATGAATTGCGGGGAGAGGAATATAGATGCTCACACATATAGAATTAGGGAAAAAACTTACCCGCACGTATTTTAAATCACTGCAATTAATTGAAATCCtagcattaaaaaaaattgaaaaataggaCAAACAAATTCAAACGAGAAAGTAATATTTTTAGGtactaaaaacacaaaaataaaaaacaatttttttgtaaaaaaattattttattttttttaaaaaatattttataggacaaacaaattaaaacgaaaaagtaatatttttaggTATTAaacacaccaaaaaaaaaacttttttctaaaaagtattttattttatatataaaaaaaaggacattttccTTGGTATCAACTCTACCCAAAACACGTTGACATCTAAGATAGTTAAAAAGACCTACAATCCAACATAAATTAGTCAAAGTTGTATCAAATTGTTTGTGGAAAACTTCTACGTTCACACATGAATATGGTACGATTAAAAACCTAAACATTACCCTCATTTCAAACTTGTACATAGGATATATAGAAAGACTCGTGTGAATGCTAATTATATAATGATTTACTAACTAATCCACTTGTATATTTCTccaactatatattatattttaaaggaaaaagtaTGTATTGAACCTTTCAACGTTTATGATCGAATTAAGGGAGATAATAGCTAAGGGAAAAAGCAAGATGATCATTTTATGAATTGTCggtaaatatgtattttagcggcaattgtcactctttgtatatgtctctaaagtctttagcgacattggttttaatggcacttaactaatgtcggtaaagactttaacactctttattagtgtcaatatttaatgccgcttaaagttgtttttgttgtagtgtaatGGTAAGagtaattaaaagagaaaagacataaagtcatcAATGAagttgtttcaaattttttgaaaagacaCATTAACTTTGTGGGTGTGATAATTTTCCCATTGAACAATTTAAGAGTGTTATAAATATTCCAATTTTCACCCAACCCCTGTTGCAAGAAAAGAGGTGCAATCATGCACCAATAATTGTTTGACACATATTAAGttcttttaatctttaatttttagtttcatttcattatttctatttttattaactttattttcatttttccctttttcttcttaaatcttCCTTACTCAAATCCTTTGTTCTTTGTTGTAAATCCTCCAAAAGTAATAGTCATAGTCACCTTCAATGTAGCCTCCATGATGCTTCCATGTTACAACACTATTTCCGTCACCAAAACATcactaaataaaatcaattcaactcTCAAGTTACTACAGCAAGGTAATGAGACCAAAAAAAGATGGAATTTCTTAGTATTCTCTAATCaatgaatttctaaaaaaaaaagaagaaaaagaaacaaaggaAAACAagagacaagaaaaaaaagtgataaaaatgGATAAAGTAAATGGTTCTACTaaattgaagaagatgaagaaaacgtaattgaatttttgaatttgggtGAAGAAGATAATGGGGAAGATgatgtaaattaattaaataattaataaagaaatataatgaCACGTGGCACTTTATAGCTGGTTATGAAAGTGAAAAGATTGGGTCACACGCCCCATTTGCGTAGTAACAACCCAGACGAGAAAATTGGTCAAAATGGCCCATTTACAAAGATATTAAATAGTTTCATGGGGTGATAGGACACTtccaaagttaaggtgtctttatgcaaatacAAGACAATTTTAGgggtgactttatgtcttttctccaATTAAAAACTATCATATATCTACATATActcatttcatcatatcattGTCGTTGATATCAATTGTTGGGCTAAAATAGCGTAACATTTGttatattgtttatatatatatatatatatatatatatatatatatagtggtGGACCCAGGACTTTCATTCAAAGGGTTCGAAAAATAAAAGCATAAACGTGTAAATAAGTTTTTCAAATGAGACCCTTGAATTTTTTTGGGTCTAAAACCACACTTTTAGCACTTAGATTCGAACTAGGGGCGTCCAACTTAATATTCTGGGGTCTTGCCACTGAAccatttatttctatttgttaTTGAGGGGTTAAAATATATGCATCTACAAGAATACAAaatttttatcttatatatatcGTGTATCTTTTTACCGAGCAAGTTCGAATGAACTCCCTGAACCAAGTGGGTCCGCCCCGTTAATATATATGTTCAAGTTAACTTGCAAAATCTTCTGCAACATCAAAAGCTTAAACTATTAGGTACAACACATTCTTATAATGTTTCCATGATTTTCTTGAAGTTAGAAAATGACCCAAGGGGTAGCAAGAAATGTACCACTAGGAGATGACTTGGGACTAATATTAATACATATGCCAAAAAGTCATGTACAAGATCAAGAACATATAGTACTCCCTCCCTACCTCCGTTTCCAAAGAATGACCTGGTTTGACTTGGTACGGAGTTTAAGAATacaaagaaattttttgaattttgtggtcctaaattaaagttaggtcaaatatacaaaattggTTTTTGATCTTGTaaccttaaacatgccacgtgaaaaaattaaaattaaaatgttataaaaaaaaaagagatcatttttttgaaataaactaaaaaagaaaaaaaatcattcttttttaaacgaaatGAGTAAtaaatgaagaaggaaataaTACACTAAACCAAGAACAACCAACAAATATACCACCAAGTGATGATATtggacaagaagaagaaaaagaaaatgatgatgattttgaaCTTCGAAATAGAGCAAGAGCAAAAGTTTGAAAACCTCCAAGCAAAAGACCAGCTCCATCTCCACAGACTggttgaaaataattaatattgttgtgactatatattatttcaagaaattcaaaattttttctTCGTTCTTAATTTGTTTATTCTGTCTTAAAAAGAatgcaatataaaataattttttaatgattcaTAGGTAATAACAACATAGTCAATATAATCtcattacaacaaaaataacttttagctgCATTAAATACTAacactaataaagagtgttaaagtctttacccgcattagttaagtgtcattagcatcaatgtcgctaaaggtCTTAGGACATATATAAAAAGTGACAATTACcgttaaaaacatatatttagcggtaattaagaattaaattttattaataaacatTTTTATGATAGTATCTCACAAAGTCAGAGCTAAAAAAATACCTTTTATATAtaagtctaaattatttttgataggCAAAAATGGAGCTAGATGAGGAGTTCAGTCAAAGTCAGTCAATTGTCTTACTCAAAAGAAATTTActtatttgatgaatattttagtAGCAACACGCTGTCACgtttcatatattatttgaatattcattgatttgtaaatatttttaatttatatcttagaatatatatttattaactaaatatttattctatttatatGTCATTATCCTAGGGGTTACAAATGGTTAGATTGGATCGGATTTGGATGGTTTGAATAtggattgaaaaaaaataatttgaattacaatttatttaaatataatatgggAAATATGAATTTAGTCAAATATGGTTTGGGAAAAATAGTTCTAacctattttaaaaaaaattattttttaaaaaagaaatttaccCTCCCTTACAGGACCCCCACCCCCTGGACGCTCCCGACCTTTCACCAACCTACTCttaaaaactttttgttttcgaaaaacaaaaaaaaataatttttcaaaaagaaaaaaatttacccCCTCACCGGGGCNNNNNNNNNNNNNNNNNNNNNNNNNNNNNNNNNNNNNNNNNNNNNNNNNNNNNNNNNNNNNNNNNNNNNNNNNNNNNNNNNNNNNNNNNNNNNNNNNNNNNNNNNNNNNNNNNNNNNNNNNNNNNNNNNNNNNNNNNNNNNNNNNNNNNNNNNNNNNNNNNNNNNNNNNNNNNNNNNNNNNNNNNNNNNNNNNNNNNNNNNNNNNNNNNNNNNNNNNNNNNNNNNNNNNNNNNNNNNNNNNNNNNNNNNNNNNNNNNNNNNNNNNTctgattttctttaaaaaaataaaaaattacccTCCCCCCTCTCCCCTCCACCCCCCACCTTCCACCAATCGActcctaaatttttttgttttctaaaaataaaaaaaatgtttcattTGTCATTAATATGGACTGAATATGGATTCTCAAGTTAACCCATTTTGTCCATATTTGTATGAACTTAAATAGGTTGAAGACCATATTAATccatttaagaaaatgaaagaaaatatgagtaatccatttaatttaatatggaCAAAATAGTTTCATTTCACTTATATGGGCTAAAATTGTCGCCCCTACATTACCcaataattgatatttttataatcttgaacttctaaaataataattattttgaaaaattaagataaaaaatttaaacaggAGAGGAAGTAGTTGAAGTACAACTAATAAATTGACAACAATTATTCTCCTatatattaaactcatttgGTCCTATTGAGAAAATTCACAACACACAGAAAAATAAAGTCAGCCAAGCTAAGTTTAGTGCAGAGAAATGAAGAGCAAGATTAGAGTTCTATTTGAATCATTTATATCATGTGGAAAACCTTCTAAAGGTATGTCGTAACATATTGAAGGTTATAATCTTTTAATTTCAacaacttaaattttattttattttactaaaaatttTAACGAAAAAAGTTTTCTCTGAATCGAACTTCTTTTTAGTTAGAGAAACATTTATATTGCTTATATTGAAGAGGGGAAAAGTTTATCCAAATTGGATTTGGCTCCCCTCCGATATTAGATCTCTTCATTTCTCCAAATATACTCTTATAATTTTGACATATGTCCATTATTAGAAATAAAAGTTTTCTTCGCCATAAATTAGTGAAAATTTAcgttataaaatataatttttaattttcattcatttttccaTCGAATCAACTCAATAGAAGCCATATTCGTTTAAATTTACCtctgaaatatttaatttgtcatGTGTTTACCATTTAGTCCATGAATTCCTGATACGATCCTCTTTCTAATGGTTATCTACCATAGCTCAAACAATTACTACGATAAAGTTTAATGACGAAGTCAAAAATTTTATTGTAAgtgtcaaataaaaaataataataaaaaaatcaatatgtagcacatgtatatatataaaattaaaattttaacctAACTCAATAACATAATTTCTGACTAATAGATGTGAAATGACATTCCTTAGTATGACTATACACTGAATTTGAGCAGCGTACACAAATAAAAGGATCCAAGATTacctataaattaatatttttttattagcaATAATTTGAAGCACATGATCCTGAAcaattattatgaatttaattgTCTTAAATGTTAGGTGGGGGggggtatattttttttttggtcttaaATGataggtagggtatattttactcttttgttcttttctaaaaataaataatcatgaAATGACTTCTCaactatatttatattatagcTATTTCTAACTTATTTAAGACTAAGGAAGAAAGTGTAGTTAGGAGCGGAGTTATCTTGAACGAAGAGTGATtcaatatacatttttttatatgtgaTGTTTAGAAGTTAAATCTTAGCTATTATAATTATCTGACTCCGTCTATCGTAGTGCACTTTTGTACTATTGTGAAACTCATTTTGATATATTCTCTTCAAATTTGTGTAAACTAGGACATGACAAAGACCAAGAACCAGTCCCTCTTGATGAATCCACAATAAATGCACAAGGACAAAGACAAGAACAACATGAAGATGATGCACAAAGCCAAGGAGTACTAGTGAAAGATGAACAAAAAAATGCACAATTAGGGCAAATTGTgaaaaatgaagtggaaaatGCAAAAGTAGAACAAGTAGAACGGGTGTTTGTAATGGAATCTAGagtaaaaataacaacatataGAAACATAGGAACAACTTCACAACAAGCAAAACGTTCACGCCAACGATCACCTCCTGAATTCAAGACCGGCAGCAGAGATCTTATGTGAAAAATTCGATTTCCTCTGGTTTATTATTACGtattatttcataatgtattgaattattatggTATATTGTATTGctttgatatgaatatataataatttgatatattctATTGTTTCTCGACGTGGATAAACATACAGAACTAGTAACagtaaaattttctatttattgCTGCAAAAATCTTTAGTGACAGTTGAGTTAATGTCATTGTATCTAGAGTTGCTAAAGTTTATAGCGGCACTGATAGAGTGTTGTTTATGAATAtccatatttattattattgtttggCTGGGAACAACTTATCTCGGGATTATCATCTTGAAATAAATCATCCCAGGGTAAGTTATTATTCCACTATGTATGTGAGATAATTTATCTTGGtgctaaaatataaatagtgggataaataatttaaaaattacctTATACTTCCAATCAAACACaagataaaataatcatatatttaattacgaaattattatactttataCCTTACACAAATCGACTTCTTATTTGTCTCTATTGAATCCTTTATTTATTGTAGTAAAGGACAAATATtactaacaataataaatagattaaaaatgaaGGGGAAAATATAAGATAATGGTCCAATCCTTTCAAATCAATGGTTATATAAAATATGACTTTTATCAATATTACatatgataaattaaaataaatattatatttaaacgACGAGTACCaccaaatatataaaaattaaccaCCCAAACAACCTGTCATTAGTGTTTCATGTTTGCTTGGTCAAGTATTTGTCCTGGTCATTCTTTCATCATAGTTGGGGTAGATATTAGGtgagtatatatattatatactcttaaaagaaataaaatgtaaaGAACACGTGAAAGAAATAATGACCACtaacatgataaataatttaatcaaatattattatttaacataTAAAGTGTTCAATACTTGAATATACTTGGAGAAAATTTCCTAAAAATTTAAACTACggacaagggcctaaaatacctttaaagtattgaaaatggtacaaaattactcTTCATCcccctattggctccaaaatgcccttttcatccacctattggctccaaatacccttgtcatccacctttgtgttcaaaattgaccacttttaattgttttaaaattaaactctttaaatattttttaaaatacttggcgttcaattattgattataattataatttattaatataatttataaacgaAACCACTAcacactcattactaactaaacctcacccaattaataatccaattataatatcaaaatcgtcataaacactactaaaacacgatgaaattatagatttctgaaaatgacgttcaaaattattcgagtccgaatcggagccccaattaaatttaggttgagccgcttatttaggaggacactttctttcaaaatagaattagaaatttatgattaaaggtaaagaagtaatacatcccgaattgattcatgcacttttttttaaagataatttaataaatatttatgatttgttttaaaactttaatatattattttgaaaaaaagttacctatgaagtaacatcacataattgagacgtaagtttaattaagataaacatagtcagacttttaagtttattggtgatttttatttagccacttgaatgtatgataatttacttctataatttttaaaaacaatcaattggcagtagcttgcattaataatgtaacgggttcattaatttagagggatttaattattaatggggtgggtagtggattgatttataaattatactaataagttaaattataacatatagttgagcaccacgtattttaaaaaatatttaaatagtttaaatataaaaccgttaaataagtggtcaattttgaaccaaaaggtggatgacaagggcattttggacccaataggtgggtgggaagggtattttggacccaataggtgggtggagggtaattttgtaccatttccaatactttgagggtattttaggcccttttccgtttaaACTAAATGGGGATTGAAGAGGTGGAAGGGAAATTAGACGTGACAAAGGACAGAGtgtttaacaattttttattaaataaaagattatcaataaaaataagtacaaataGCAAGAGGGATAAATCTCACCTCATCaattctaataaaataataaatctttactaattaataataataaagaaaataaaatttagagaaaatcaaaatataatatgattatcacataacttataatatatatactctATAATGatagaataatataaaaatataaacgtcaagaagaaaattgagttataaacttcaaaacttCCTTTAAATTGAGTCTCTCCTAATGATTCAAAGGGAAAATTAGATTGGGTGTGAATTAATATGACAGGTAACGTTCACTTCACATTGTGATATCACTAAGACTGAGTATAAAGTAGAGAAAAAGAATTGGTGGAATTCCATTTCCAGTCAATATTCCAACGtacttatttgaatattttagtacCAACACGTTGTCACATAGTTTCCTAGGATTCTTGATTAATATTACTAATTTACAAATCACATTGTTCTTATGCTctattaaaatatgataaataaaaaatgctaATAAATGACAACAGTTATTCTcttgtatatacacataaataattaagcctcgtttttttaaaaaaaaaataaatcatcatCTCGAATTGTGATTCCTTTTGGTGTGGGGGTTAGACTTGACCCCTACCATGTCGATTAATTCAAAAAGTTACATATATTAAAGGGGGCATGGACCATATCCCTAAGCTAACATATTACATCATAAAAAGCTTCACAAAAAAGAGAGGAGTAGTAGCCTATACAATCTCCTTCTCTATGTAAAAGCAAATAGCTTCTTCTAAACAAATAGTTCTCCACATGATATGAAGGATTCAAATAGAACTCcaaatacacacaaaaataaagTTGAGGGCATAGAAATGAAGAGTAAAATTAGAGTTCCGTTTGAATCCTTCATATCATGTGTAAAACCTTCTAAAGGtatttggaatatatatatatatatatatatatatatattgatgattataatcTTTTCTAGAAATTAATTGAGTAGGTAGGATGTTCCTTTTTCCATCAATTTgtccatttttccttttaaaaaaattaaacaagcaCTCAATTgtcttatttgaaaaataaagaaataaattaaacaagtagTCAACGTACTAACTATCTTATTTGAAAAATAGATGTAATCATGTGATTATCAACTACTTGCTTTTACAtgtcaaaattataaataattccTCACGTGGATCTCAAggtctattatatatatataagtaattattgaatctttcaacaattaatCTCCTATAAACTAAAACTCATTTAATCAAGTGGGAAACAATACCTAGAAAACAAAAATGGCTAATTTCATTGTAGATACAAAGAACAAGATACAAGATCTTTTTGTGTACCTTGTTTCATGTGgaaaatcatctaaaagtaAGATTTTATTCTGAAATTTCATTTCGAAATTGTGTTAATGTGGAAGTGATTTTGGTAGCAACAAAATGTAGGGTTAGCAAAATTAGCTCATGTACATTTGACATCTCTaactagatatatatatatatcttcaaTTTTGTCGGTAAAAATTCATAGAATCGACCTTTTAAATTCATATAATCGACCTTTTAAATTCATATAATCGactcaaaattgaaaattgtttgagtGACAATGTGGGAAaggcaatttttttttgttttttgtatttgactctaaatgtatgaattttaaaatcatcggaccaaaatttgaataaagctccaaaatcacgaatttttaaaatgttaggccaaaattgggtgtcaacagttataatttaacttgataatattatttataaacaaatccactacccacctattactaattaaaccccaccAATTAATAAACTCGCCCCATTATTAATACAACAACAAGAAAGCTATTGCTAAtgagtgtttctaaaaatttgaggcgaaaatgtcTATAGAAGTACATTATCATTTATACATTCAAGTCCtcattcaaaatatattataattgaagtgtctaaataaaaattaccgataaacttaaaaatttgaCTATGTTTATCTTAGTTATTCCTTCGTCTCAATcatgtgatgttacttaatagataatttttttagggaaaagggaCAGATTTACCCCTGAACTTTAATAAATGGTACGTATATGCCCTCCGTTATACTTTGCGTCCACATAAGCCCCTGCCGTCCAATTATAGATACCCCTCTCACTAACGGacccctaattttttttacacgTGTCTTAATCCTATTGAACTACCTGTTTAACCTTTTTAACCCATGACCCAATTTCCTCTAAAAGAAATCCTAATTAAAACACCAAATTAACGAGAAATACACCTAAAACATATAAAGTTGCTTGCCTAAAAAACTTTGAAATAGAAACAATttcccaaactcaaaatcaAGATAAACAGTATATGTGTCTGTGTGAAAGAAATATAAacccttttcggcctatgtgGCACTAGATTGTGGGTCCAatgctgattgactttttttttcaagctagtgccacgtagatcgaaaaggggtagaaaattacttataaaataagttcagggggtaataggacattagtatagtataagtgtgtctgaaatttcgagcatagattgaggaggtacttatgcattttccctagAATTAAGATATACTCGTACGTTAAGGTTTAAGAGCTGAGTATTAATTAgagtttttataatatattatatctatGCTCAAACAAGAACTATATTTTGATTTGCACATGAATAATCTATTGTTACATTGGTTTAGAGTTTGGAAATTCAATATCTTCTCGATCACTTTCTTAATTGTTACATTGGTTTAGAGTATTATAActtaatattcatcaattaatatTGGTAAGTCACAGAGCGTTGCTCTTTATAGTAATGCTTGGAGAGGGGGTCTTACTTACTAGTCATTACGTCATTGAATAGTAGTAGATGGCTTTTAAGctaccaaaaataatttttactttatttgctTCTTTTCTCGaatacaaaaaatgaagaaaatgtcCAAAACATAAAAGAGTTGGATTTTGTCAACCTAAACATATAAGAGTTGAATCACATGTATCTGCAACCTGCCCTACTTCATATTAGTTGTTTAAAAAATTCACTTCAATCTGCCTTTCGTTCCTTCCGACTCGCACAACCTTAAACTCAACCCGGTCCCGCATAGCCTTAAACCCACCTCACTCCGCCCCGCATCCTCCCTTCCCCATTGCCATCCCTATTTGTTGCTTCAAAAATGTTGCCTACGAATTCAGCGGCGGAGCTAATATTTGGGGTTACATCCATACCTCTTTcagtgaaaaattatattatttatacatgattaattttatttttatgtatatataataattgttGAACTTACTTCGGCTAGttcatacttttatttttcatattttaaacgGCTTAGTGAAAATCTCGATTCCACCACCACCCCACAATCCAATTTCCATATTTATCTCTTATCACATCTCCTATTCCATTTATGTATTTGTATAGT includes:
- the LOC107017116 gene encoding uncharacterized protein LOC107017116, coding for MKSKIRVLFESFISCGKPSKGHDKDQEPVPLDESTINAQGQRQEQHEDDAQSQGVLVKDEQKNAQLGQIVKNEVENAKVEQVERVFVMESRVKITTYRNIGTTSQQAKRSRQRSPPEFKTGSRDLM